In a genomic window of Melanotaenia boesemani isolate fMelBoe1 chromosome 1, fMelBoe1.pri, whole genome shotgun sequence:
- the slc38a7 gene encoding putative sodium-coupled neutral amino acid transporter 7 — protein sequence MAINTDIEDWGGISSNDSGERARLLQSPSVDSVRPLETDGRSQGVSSIGAVFIVVNAALGAGLLNFPAAFNMAGGITAGVMLQLFMLIFIISGLVILGYCSQVSNEGTYQEVVRATCGKVTGIICEVAIAIYTFGTCIAFFIVIGDQQDRLIAAVAHDTDGTVSGYWYTDRKFTIVVTAVLVILPLSIPKEIGFQKYASALSVMGTWYVTIVIIVKYIWPDKDMTPGDIPTSSASWTAVFNAMPTICFGFQCHVSCVPVFNSMSRKEIKPWGLVVTLSMIICLFVYTGTGVCGFLTFGSNVSQDVLMSYPSNDIAVAIARAFIVICVVTSYPILHFCGRAVIEGLWLRFQGEQVEVCVRREQRRRILQTLVWFVVTLILALFIPDIGRVISLIGGLAACFIFVFPGLCLMQAKLSETDIRSASWHGLVCFGVAMVTLGSFIFGLTTTNSIYRDVVN from the exons ATGGCGATTAATACTGATATTGAAGACTGGGGAGGTATCAGCAGCAATGACTCTGGAGAAAGGGCGAGGCTCTTGCAGAGTCCCAGTGTGGATTCTGTCCGGCCCCTTGAGACGGATGGGAGGAGCCAAGGTGTCTCTTCCATTGGAGCGGTCTTCATCGTAGTGAATGCAGCACTGGGAGCAGGTCTGCTTAATTTTCCTGCAGCCTTCAACATGGCAGGAGGAATAACTGCAGGAGTGATGCTTCAGTTG TTCATGCTGATCTTCATCATCAGTGGGCTTGTAATCCTGGGCTACTGCTCACAG GTCAGCAATGAAGGCACATATCAGGAGGTTGTCCGAGCCACTTGTGGAAAAGTCACAGGAATCATATGTGAAGTAGCCATTGCCATCTACACCTTTGGCACCTGCATTGctttctttattgtcattggaGATCAGCAAGATCGGT TGATCGCTGCAGTGGCTCATGACACAGACGGTACAGTCAGTGGTTACTGGTACACTGACCGAAAGTTTACCATCGTAGTTACTGCAGTCTTGGTCATTCTTCCTCTCTCCATCCCCAAAGAAATAGGTTTTCAGAAGTATGCCAG TGCCCTAAGTGTGATGGGAACCTGGTATGTCACCATTGTGATCATAGTAAAGTACATCTGGCCAGACAAAGACATGACTCCAGGCGATATTCCCACCAG ttcTGCTTCCTGGACAGCAGTTTTCAATGCAATGCCCACCATATGCTTTGGTTTCCAG TGCCATGTCAGCTGTGTGCCAGTGTTCAACAGCATGAGCAGGAAAGAGATCAAACCATGGGGGCTTGTAGTGACCCTCAGCATGATAATCTGCCTTTTTGTTTACACGGGAACAG GTGTGTGCGGCTTCCTGACTTTTGGCTCCAACGTGAGTCAAGATGTGTTGATGTCGTATCCTTCTAATGACATTGCTGTGGCCATCGCAAGGGCTTTCATTGTCATCTGCGTGGTCACGTCGTACCCCATCTTACACTTCTGTGGCAG GGCCGTGATAGAGGGACTTTGGCTGCGTTTCCAAGGTGAACAAGTGGAGGTGTGTGTACGTCGAGAGCAAAGGAGGAGGATCCTGCAGACACTTGTGTGGTTTGTCGTCACCCTCATCCTTGCCCTCTTCATCCCAGACATCGGCCGTGTGATCTCGCTGATTGGAGGATTGGCAGCCtgtttcatttttgtgtttccag GTTTGTGTTTGATGCAAGCCAAACTGTCAGAGACAGACATTCGATCTGCAAG CTGGCATGGATTGGTTTGCTTcggtgttgccatggttacactTGGAAGCTTCATTTTTGGCCTCACCACAACAAACTCCATCTATCGAGATGTTGTCAACTAA